Proteins co-encoded in one Apodemus sylvaticus chromosome 6, mApoSyl1.1, whole genome shotgun sequence genomic window:
- the Ppm1g gene encoding protein phosphatase 1G — MGAYLSQPNTVKCSGDGVGAPRLPLPYGFSAMQGWRVSMEDAHNCIPELDNETAMFSVYDGHGGEEVALYCAKYLPDIIKDQKAYKEGKLQKALQDAFLAIDAKLTTEEVIKELAQIAGRPTEDEDDKDKVADEDDVDNEEAALLHEEATMTIEELLTRYGQNCQKVPPHSKSATGTGDEPGPQGLNGEAGPEDPSRETPSQENGPTAKGHIGLASNSEHGTEAGQVGEPGTATGEAGPSCSSASDKLPRVAKSKFFEDSEDESDEVEEEEDDSEECSEDEDGYSSEEAENEEDEDDTEEAEEEEDDEEMMVPGMEGKEEPGSDSGTTAVVALIRGKQLIVANAGDSRCVVSEAGKALDMSYDHKPEDEVELARIKNAGGKVTMDGRVNGGLNLSRAIGDHFYKRNKSLPPQEQMISALPDIKVLTLTDDHEFMVIACDGIWNVMSSQEVVDFIQSKISQRDENGELRLLSSIVEELLDQCLAPDTSGDGTGCDNMTCIIICFKPRNTVELQPESGKRKLEEALSTESSEENGNSDKKKAKRD; from the exons ATGGGTGCCTACCTCTCTCAGCCCAACACGGTGAAGTGCTCCGGGGACGGGGTTGGCGCCCCGCGGCTCCCGCTGCCCTACGGCTTCTCCGCCATGCAAGGCTGGCGCGTCTCCATGGAG GATGCTCACAACTGTATTCCTGAGCTGGACAATGAGACAGCCATGTTTTCTGTCTACGACGGACATGGAG GGGAAGAGGTTGCCTTGTACTGTGCCAAATATCTTCCTGATATTATCAAAGATCAGAAGGCCTACAAGGAAGGCAAGCTTCAGAAG GCTTTACAAGATGCCTTCTTGGCTATTGATGCCAAGCTGACCACAGAGGAAGTCATTAAGGAACTGGCCCAGATTGCAGGGAGACCCACTGAAGATGAGGATGATAAAGACAAAGTAGCAGATGAGGATGATG TGGACAATGAAGAGGCCGCATTGCTGCATGAAGAGGCTACCATGACTATTGAAGAGCTGCTGACACGATATGGGCAGAACTGTCAGAAGGTCCCTCCCCACAGCAAATCTGCAACTGGGACAGGCGATGAACCAGGGCCCCAGGGCCTCAATGGGGAGGCTGGACCTGAGGACCCATCCAGGGAAACTCCTTCCCAGGAAAATGGCCCCACAGCCAAAGGCCACATAGGCCTTGCCTCCAACTCGGAACATGGGACTGAGGCAGGCCAAGTTGGTGAGCCCGGTACTGCTACTGGCGAGGCTGGACCTTCCTGCTCTTCTGCCTCTGACAAGCTGCCTCGAGTTGCTAAGTCCAAGTTCTTTGAGGACAGTGAGGATGAATCCGATgaggtagaggaagaagaggatgacaGTGAG GAATGTAGTGAGGATGAGGATGGCTACAGCAGTGAGGAGGCAGAGAACGAGGAAGACGAGGATGACACGGAGGAggccgaggaggaggaggatgatgaAGAGATGATGGTCCCTGGAATGGAAGGCAAAGAAGAG CCTGGGTCTGACAGTGGCACAACAGCGGTGGTGGCTTTGATCCGAGGGAAGCAGTTGATTGTGGCCAATGCAGGAGACTCTCGCTGTGTGGTGTCTGAGGCTGGCAAAGCTTTAGATATGTCCTATGACCACAAACCAGAGGATGAAGTGGAGCTGGCACGCATCAAGAATGCTGGTGGCAAGGTCACTATGGACGGACGAGTCAATGGAGGCCTCAACCTCTCCAGGGCCATAG GAGACCACTTCTACAAGAGAAACAAAAGCTTGCCACCCCAGGAACAGATGATTTCTGCCCTTCCTGACATCAAGGTGCTGACTCTCACTGATGACCATGAATTCATGGTCATTGCTTGTGACGGCATCTG GAATGTGATGAGCAGCCAGGAAGTTGTAGACTTTATTCAATCAAAGATCAGCCAACGTGATGAAAATGGGGAGCTTCGGTTATTGTCATCCATTGTGGAAGAG CTGCTGGATCAGTGCCTGGCACCAGACACTTCTGGGGATGGTACAGGGTGTGACAACATGACTTGCATCATCATTTGCTTCAAGCCCCGAAACACAG